Sequence from the Flavobacterium sp. TR2 genome:
AGATCGTTAAAACCTTTGTAACTAATAACAACGTTCGCAACGATAATCGCTATTAAAATAAAATTCATAAGTGTTCATTATTGTGAATTGTAAATATAATCATTCTTAAAGATAAGTTAGCAAGAAAGCAAAATATCAATCGCTAATCATTTTTAATTTATCTTTGTAAAAAAAATTTACATGCAGTTTCTTGTTTATATTTTAGCCTTCCCATTGCTTTGGCTTATTTCTATACTTCCCTTTCCTATATTTTACTTATTCTCAGATTTTGTATATTTTTTAGTATACAGAGTTATCGGATACCGTAAAAAAGTAGTGCGCGAAAATCTAGCCTTGACTTTGCCTCATTTAAGTGACGCAGAAAGAAAAGTTATTGAAAAGAAATTCTACAAGCATATGTGCGATATGTTTTTGGAGATGATTAAAACAATGAGTATGTCTCCTGAAGAAATGGAGAGAAGATTTCATGTAACCAATATTGATCTTGTGCAAGATTATGCTAAAAAAGGAAAAAGCGTGATTCTTGTAGCTTCGCATTATGCAAGTTACGAGTGGCTTTTAACTATAAATCCGAAACTAGGATTTCAGGGAGTTGCGGTTTACAAAAGACTGGCCAATCCTTATTTTGATAAATTGGTTCGAAAAATACGTTCTAAGTACAATACCGAAATGATCGAAACCCGAAAAGCGATTCCGACAATGGCAAAAAATCAGCGAAATGGCGTGTTAAGTATGTACGGTTTAGCAAGTGACCAATCGCCAAAAATGGAAAGGATTTTTCATTCAATGAAGTTTATGGGGATTGAAGTTCCTGTGCATACGGGCGCAGAAACTTTGGCAAAAAAATATGATTTGGCTGTGATATTTGTACAGGTAAAAAAAGTAAAAAGAGGTTATTATGAGGCCACATTTATTTCGCTTGCCGATAATCCGAAAGAATTTGAAAATTTCAAAATCACCGAAATGTATTTGAAAGAAGTGGAAAAACAAATTCTAGAAGCTCCAGAGTTTTATTTGTGGACACACAAAAGATGGAAACACCGCATTGAATAATTGCGTTGGAATAATGCAACAAAAAGCCCGTAAAACACACTGTTTTTCGGGCTTTTTTATTTTAAAAACTGAAAATTTTAGATTCCAGCAATGACTTTAATTTCATCAATAATTCGAAGCGCTAATTGATCTGCAGCTTCCTGAGAAGGAGCCTCAGTATAAATACGAATAATTGGTTCTGTATTTGATTTTCTTAAATGAACCCATTCTGTAGCAAAATCAATTTTCACGCCGTCAATTGTCGAAATGTCTTCATTTTTATATTTCTCTGTCATTTGAGATAAAATCGCATCAACATCAATTTGCGGTGTCAATTCAATTTTATTTTTGCTCATGTAATATTCTGGATAAGAAGCTCTCAAAACAGAAACTGGCATTTTTTTGTTTGCCAAATGCGTTAAAAACAAAGCCACTCCCACCAGACTATCGCGTCCATAGTGCAATTCAGGATAGATAATTCCTCCGTTTCCTTCACCACCAATTACAGCATTATTTTTCTTCATCAATTCTACCACGTTTACCTCTCCTACTGCACTTGCCTCATAGCTTCCGCCATGGGTTTTGGTAACATCTCTTAATGCGCGAGAAGATGACATATTAGAAACCGTATTTCCAGGAGTTTTGCTCAATACATAATCTGCAACAGCAACCAAAGTGTATTCTTCACCAAACATTTCACCATCTTCGCTGATGAAAGCCAAACGATCTACATCTGGATCTACTACGATACCAAAATCAGCTTTTTCTTTTACCACCAATTCTGAAATATCGGTCAAATGTTCTTTTAATGGTTCTGGGTTATGAGGAAAATGCCCGTTTGGTTCGCAGTACAATTCTACTACTTCAACACCCATTAATTTGAGAAGTTTCGGAATGATGATTCCTCCAGAAGAGTTTACTCCGTCAACAACCACTTTAAATTTAGCTTCCTTAACCGCTTCAATGTCAACCAATGGCAGATTTAAAACTTCATCGATATGAATATCCATGTAAGCGTCATTAGAAATAACTTCCCCTAAACTATCCACATCAGAAAAATCAAAAGCTTCTGCTTCTGCAATTTCAAGAATTTTTGCTCCGTCAGCTCCGCTTAAAAATTCGCCTTTAGCATTTAATAATTTTAAAGCATTCCATTGTTTTGGGTTATGCGACGCTGTTAAGATAATTCCTCCGTCAGCTTTTTCCAAAGGCACAGCCACTTCTACAGTTGGCGTTGTAGAAAGTCCAAGATCAATAACATCGATTCCTAAACCAATCAATGTATTTACCACTAAATTATGAATCATTGGCCCAGAAATTCTAGCATCGCGGCCAATTACAACTGTCAATTTATCTTTAGCAATATTATTTTTTAAGAAAGTTCCGTAAGCCGATGCAAATTTTACTGCATCAACAGGAGTTAAATTGTCTCCTACTTTTCCTCCGATCGTCCCACGGATTCCAGAAATAGATTTTATTAGAGTCATTTTTGTGAGTTAGGGTTATTTTTTTACAAATATAAAAAAGTTACTGAGTTACTAAGTCCATAAGTTTCTAAGATTTTAAAATCGCCTCTAGCAAAGCACTTGCTTCTCGCTATTTTTATAACAAAATGTTTTAAAAAAGTTTTATATATTTACTAAAATAACTCAGAGTCTTAAACTTCGATTCTTTGAAACTTATAAAAAATGAATTTCTTAGCCCATATATATCTTTCTGGAGACAATGATTTAATTAAAATCGGGAATTTTATGGCAGACGGAATTCGCGGAAAACAGTTTGAACATTTTCCTGAAGATGTGCAAAAGGGAATCTTACTGCACCGATTCATAGACACTTACACCGATTCTCACGATATTTTCAGAAAAAGCACCAAACGCCTGCATGACAGATACCACCATTATGCAGGAGTTATCGTAGATATTGTCTATGATCATTTTCTAGCCAAAAACTGGACCCAATATTCTGATGAAAAATTAGAGCTTTTTATCAAGCGTTTTTACCATTCGCTGCATGACAATTATGATATTTTAACCGAAAAAACACAAGGCTTAATGCCTTATATGATTGAAAGAAACTGGCTTTTGAGCTATCGAACGACCGAAGGAATCCAGAATATACTAACCCAAATGGACAGAAGATCCAAAAACATTTCTCAAATGCAGTTTGCTGTCGAAGAGCTTACTGAATTTTATGATGAATTTGAAGACGAATTTACGCTCTTTTTTGAAGAAATGAGAGCACAAGCCAAAGAAAAACTACATTCACTTTAAGCCAATTAATTTTAGTAGATTATGAAAAAAATTACGTTTTTAATCGCCCTTTTATACATAAGCAACAGTAATGCACAACAGACACCCCCTCAGCCAACAGGATTGGTTGTCACAAAAGCCATGGTGGTTTCTGCACGAGAAGAAGCTTCAAAAATAGGTTCTGACATTATGAAAAAAGGCGGAAATGCTTTTGATGCCATGGTAGGAACCGAATTGGCTCTTGCGGTTGCCTTTCCGTTTGCCGGAAATATTGGCGGTGGCGGATTTATGGTTTACAGAAAAGCAAATGGCGAAGTCGGCTCTTTAGATTATCGCGAAAAAGCTCCGCTGGCAGCTACAAAGGATATGTTTTTGGATAGCGAAGGAAATGTTATAAAAGGAAAAAGCACTCAGACAGCACTTGCCATTGGTGTTCCGGGCACAATTGCAGGCGTTTTTGCCGTGCATAAAAAATATGGAACCATGCCAATCTCTAAGATCCTTGAACCTGTTATTGCCTTAGCAGAAAGAGGTGTCGTGGTAACTAAAAAGCAAGAGAAAAGCTTAAAAGATTATCACGAAAGCATTGTGAAAATAAATGGAGAAAAATCTCTTTTATCTGGCAATTTTAAAGAAAATGACACAATCAAATATCCAGCATTAGCCAAAACTTTAAAAAGAATTCAGAAAAAAGGGAGAAACGAGTTTTATAAAAGTGAAACAGCAAAAATTCTGGTCAACTACCTTAAGGAAAAAGGAGGCATTATCACGATGCAGGATTTGGCCAAGTATGAAGCCAAGTGGAGAAAACCATTGCAGTTTACATATAAAGATCTAAAGATTACCTCAATGGCTCCGCCAAGCAGCGGCGGAATCTGTCTGGCTCAAATCTTAGAAATGCTTGAGCCTTATGATTTAGCCAAAATGGGGCATAATTCGCCAGATGCCATTCAGGTTATTGTTGAAGCAGAAAGAAGAGCTTATGCAGACAGAAGTTACTTTTTAGGAGATCCAGATTTTGTCAAAATTCCATTAAAAGGATTGTTGGACAAAAATTACCTGCGTGAAAGAATGGCTAGTTTTAATCCTGAAAAAGCAACTTTATCTACTGAAATTAAAGAAGGGAAAGTAAATTATGCCGAAAGCACAGAAACCACTCACTATTCAATTGTAGATCAATTCGGAAATGCTATTGCGGCAACCACAACATTAAATGACGGTTATGGTTCAAAATATTATTGCGATGAACTAGGTTTCTTTTTAAACAACGAAATGGACGATTTTAGTGCCAAACCTGGTTCTCCAAATATGTTCGGATTGGTTGGAAACGAAGCCAACAGCATCGCTCCGCAAAAAAGAATGTTAAGTTCTATGACGCCAACAATTGTAGAAAAAGACGGAAAATTATTTATGGTGGTAGGAACTCCGGGAGGTTCAACAATTATCACTTCGGTTTTGCAGACTATTTTAAACGTTTACGAATTTAATCTGAGTATGCAGGAAGCGGTTAATGCGCCCCGTTTTCATCACCAATGGCTGCCAGATTTAATTACTTTTGAACCAAATACATTTGAAGCAAAAACAATTGATCAGCTTAAAGCTAAAAATTATTTGATTAACGAAAAACCAACTCCAATTATCGGAAAAGTTGATGCTATTTTGGTATTGCCAAACAATAATTTAGAAGGAGGAGCCGACTTTAGGGGCGATGATAAAGCCGTTGGTTTTTAATAGTTCTCCGTTTTTATTTTTTTAATCTAACATTATGAACTAATTTTGTAAGAACGATAATTTTATAACAGAATGCTAAAAAAATATTTCAGAAGACTCGAAAGCATCATTGCTTTGGCACAATCCTTAATGACTCCAAAGCAGTTTCTTTTTTTGTCAAGCGTTCTTATCGGAATATCTTGTTCCCTTGCGGTTATCGTGCTTAAAACTTTCGCGCATAGCGTATTCTCATTTGCCACATACATTAATGGAATCTTAAAATTAAGTTTCATCAACAGTATTCTGCCTATTATTGGTATTACATTAACTGTTTTTGTAGTAAACAAAGTGCTTAACGGAAGTATTCAAAAAGGAACTTCGCAAATTTTGTATGCGGTTGCCAAAAAAGCCAGCATTATTCCGAGAAAGCAGATGTATGCTCAAATTGTAACAAGTTCCTTGACTGTTGGTTTAGGAGGTTCGGCAGGTTTAGAGAGTCCAATTGTAATAACTGGAGCAGCATTTGGTTCAAATTATGCTCAAAATTACAAAATGCAGTATAAGGACCGAACTTTACTGATTGGTTGCGGTGTAGCTGCTGGAATTGCGGCCGCTTTTAATGCCCCAATTGCTGGTGTTCTTTTTGCTATCGAGGTTTTATTGGTAGACGTAAGCATTGCTGCTTTTACTCCTATTATGATTTCGGCTGCAACGGGAGCTTTGGTTTCTGCCATTGTTTTGGATGAAAGCATTCTTTTAAGTTTCAAAAAGCAAGAATCTTTTGATTACCATAATATTCCCTTTTATGTTATTCTGGGAGTTCTAACGGGCTTGGTTGCCATCTATTATTCAAGAAATTTTCAGAGAGTAGAACATTATTTTGCCAAACAGCAAATCAATCCGTATAAAAAAGCTTTAATTGGTTCATCTTTATTAGCCTTGCTCATTTTTATTTTTCCGACGCTTTTTGGTGAAGGATACGAAAGCATAAGAACTTTATCTGAAACCGATCCTGGAAAATTGCTGGATAATACGCTTTTTGCAGATTTCAGAAACAATCAATGGGTGTTACTGCTTTTTGTTGGCGCGACTATGATGGTTAAAGTTTTTGCATCAGGACTGACGATTGGAAGCGGTGGAAACGGAGGAAACTTTGCTCCTTCGCTATTTTTAGGCTCGTACTTAGGATATTTCTTTTCGAAACTTATAACCATGTTGGGTTTATCTAAACTTCCTATAACCAATTTTACAATGGTTGGAATGGCCGGAATTTTGAGCGGTTTATTTCATGCGCCTCTAACTGCTATCTTCTTAATTGCGGAAATTACAGGAGGCTACGGATTAATGATTCCGCTGATGATTGTTTCTTCTATCAGTTTTGCCATTTCTAAACGTTTCGAAAAATATTCGCTTGACGTAAAAGGATTAGCCAAAAAAGGGCACGCTTTTACGAGCAACAAAGATTCTAATATCTTGTCTACTTTAGATATTGACTCGATTATTCAATGCGATTATCTGACAGTCCATCCAGACGAAAACTTAACTAAACTGGTAGATCTTATTTCGCATTCTAACCAAGTTGTTTTTGCTGTAGTAAATCATGACAAAGACTTGGTTGGCGTGGTTCATTTCAACGATATTCGAGAAATCATTTTTAATTCTTACCGAGTTAAATACACCTTTATAAGAGATGTAATGAAAGCACCTGCTGCGACAATTTCCACACTCGACAGCATGGAAATTGTAATGCGCAAATTTGAAACCACAAAATCTGCTTTCCTTCCTGTTTTAAGAGACGGCAAATACCACGGATTCATTTCCAAATCGATAGCGCTCGAAGCCTACAGAACAAAACTCCGCTCCATGACAATCGAATAAATTTAATATCGGATACGTTAAAAATTTTCAATATCCGATATTAAGAAGTACCTTTGTAGGATTATGTTTAATATTGACCTAACATACAGAGAAGAATTTCAATCAACCTTTGACCGATTGTACCAAAAAAGGCAAGAACTGCAAAACAGCAGACCATTGCCCAATATTGCTTTGAACAAAATACGAGAAAGCCTTTCACTAGAATGGACATATAATTCTAATAGTATTGAAGGAAATACGCTTAGCCTGCGAGAAACCCAAATGGTTATTCAAGAAGGAATTACCATTAAAGGGAAATCGCTTCGCGAACATTTTGAAACGCATAATCACGACAAAGCCATTGATTATCTTTATTCAATTGTAGATGAAGAATATAAGCTGCGTAGCATAGACATTTTGTCTATCCACGGTTTGGTGATGCGCTCCATCGAGGAAGACTTTGCCGGAAGAATTCGTAATGGTGGCGTTAGAATTTCAGGAGCTAATTTTATGCCTCCAAACGCTAATAAGGTTTCAGATTATTTAGACGAATTAATAGAATTTATCAATACAAATCCTTTAAATTTAAATGATATAGAACTGGCAACAATCTATCATCATAAACTTGTCTGGATTCATCCTTTTTTTGATGGAAATGGCCGTACGGTTCGTCTAAGCATGAATTTATTATTAATGCGCTGCGGTTTTCCTCCTGCCATTATTTTAAAAAATGATCGCAAGAAATATTACGAAGCGCTCAATCAAGCCAATAACGGAAACTATCAGAAATTGACGCTTTTGATGTGTCAGGCACTCGAAAGAACGCTCAATATTTACCTAGGCGCAATGCCAGGAAGCAGCTACGACTATCAATCTATCCAAAACATTGTTAGTGAGCCTGACACTCCTTATGGCCAAGAATATGTAAGCCTATTGGCCAGAACAGGAAAAATTGACGCTTACAAAGAAGGCAGAAACTGGTACACTACCAAAGAAGCAATTGAAAACTATATGGCAACCCGAAAAAGAAAACGCTGATTTTACATCAGCGTTTTTTTGTTACTATTTGTAACATAAACTTTTGCTATCGAGCACTAAAAGAACAAATCAAAGTGGTAACTTTGCGTTTTGCTCAAAATTATGTTAGATAAAGACAATACTATTGAAGTTCTTGGCGCAAGAGTTCATAATCTAAAAAATATCGATATATCTATTCCGCGTGAAAAACTGGTTGTAATTACCGGTCTATCAGGTTCGGGAAAATCTTCTTTGGCATTTGATACCATTTATGCTGAAGGCCAGCGCCGTTATGTAGAAACATTTTCTGCCTATGCGAGACAATTTCTAGGCGGTTTGGAGCGCCCTGACGTTGATAAAATTGACGGACTTTCGCCTGTAATCGCAATTGAACAAAAAACTACCAGTAAAAGCCCACGTTCTACGGTTGGAACTATTACTGAAATATACGATTTCTTAAGGCTCTTGTATGCACGTGGTGCAGATGCCTACAGTTATAACACAGGCGAAAAAATGGTTTCGTACTCTGATGAGCAGATCAAAGATTTGATCATTCAGGATTATAAAGGGAAACGCATCAATATTCTGGCGCCAGTTATTAAAGCGAGAAAAGGTCATTATGCCGAATTATTTCAGCAGATTACCAAACAGGGATTCTTGAAAGTTCGTGTAAACGGAGAGGTTCAAGATTTGGTTGCGGGAATGAAATTAGATCGTTACAAAACGCACGATATCGAGATTGTAGTTGATAGAATGGTGATTGAAGATAATCCTGATACTCAGAAAAGATTATCAGAAAGCATCAACACGGCGATGCATCATGGCGAAGATGTCTTGATGATTTTGGATCAAGATTCAAATGAAGTGCGTTATTTCAGCAGAAATTTAATGTGTCCAACAACTGGAATTTCGTATCAGAATCCAGAACCGAATTTGTTTTCGTTTAACTCTCCAAAAGGAGCTTGTCCGCACTGCAACGGATTGGGAACTGTACACGAAATCAACGTTAAAAAGATTATTCCAAATCCTAAACTATCAATAAAAGCAGGCGGTTTTGCCCCTCTTGGCGAATACAAATCTTCATGGATTTTTAAGCAATTGGAAACCATCGGAGAAAAATTTGGGTTTAAAATAACCGATCCGATTGAGAAAATTCCTGAAGAAGCAATGCAAATGATTTTGTATGGCGGAAAAGATAAATTCTCTATCAACTCAAAAGACCTTGGCGTAACAAGAGAATATAAAATTGATTTTGAAGGAATTTCTAATTTCATCAAAAATCAATATGACGAGAGTGCCACAACTAGCATAAAACGCTGGGCAAAAGATTTTATGGACGAAATTAACTGTCCTGTTTGCGATGGCTCACGTCTTAAAAAAGAAGCTTTATTTTTTAGAGTAAATGAAAAAAATATCACCGAATTGTGTGATATGGATATTTCAGATTTAACCGCTTGGTTTAAAGATTTAGAAAACCACTTAACCGACAAACAGCTTTTAATCGCTTCTGAAGTTGTCAAAGAAATAAAAGACCGTTTGAACTTCCTTATGAATGTTGGTTTGAATTATTTGGCTTTAAGCCGAAGTTCAAAATCGCTTTCTGGCGGTGAGGCGCAGCGTATTCGTCTGGCAACGCAAATTGGTTCGCAATTGGTTGGTGTTCTTTATATTTTGGATGAACCAAGCATTGGCTTGCACCAAAGAGACAACGAAAAGTTGATTCAGTCTTTAGAACAATTACGTGATATTGGAAACTCTGTTATTGTGGTTGAACACGACAAAGACATGATTGAAACGGCAGATTATGTAATTGATATTGGACCAAAAGCTGGAAAATACGGCGGACAAATTATCAGCACAGGAACCCCGAAAGAAACCTTAGCATCAAATACAATTACTGCTCAATATTTGAATGGTAAAATGAAATTTGACATTCCGAAAAAAAGAAGAAAAGGAAATGGCAAATTCTTAAAACTGACTGGAGCAACAGGAAACAACTTAAAAAATGTTTCTATTGAAATTCCGTTAGGGCAGTTAATCTGCGTAACAGGAGTCTCCGGAAGCGGAAAATCTACTTTGATTAATGAAACGCTTTACCCGATTTTAAACGCGCATTATTTTAATGGAGTAAAAAAACCGCAACCCTATAAAAAGATTGAAGGTTTAGAGCATATTGACAAAGTTATAGATATTGACCAAAGCCCGATTGGAAGAACACCGCGTTCTAATCCTGCAACTTATACCGAAGTTTTCACTGAAATCAGAAACCTGTTCACCATGACTTCTGAAAGTATGATTCGCGGTTATAAAGCGGGACGTTTCAGTTTTAACGTAAAAGGCGGGCGCTGCGAAACCTGCGAAGGTTCTGGCGTAAGAACAATCGAAATGAACTTTTTACCAGACGTTTATGTTGAATGCGAAACTTGCCAAGGAAAACGTTTCAACAGAGAAACTTTAGAAATTAGATACAAAGGAAAATCTATTTCTGATGTTTTGGATATGACAGTTGACGAGGCCGTTCCTTTCTTTGAAAACATTCCGAAGATTCATAGAAAAATCAAAACAATTCAAGATGTTGGTTTGGGTTACATTACGCTTGGACAGCAAAGTACAACACTTTCTGGCGGTGAAGCTCAGCGTATAAAACTAGCGGGAGAATTGTCTAAAAAAGATACTGGAAATACATTTTATATCCTCGATGAACCCACTACAGGTCTACATTTTGAAGACATTCGCGTATTGATGGAAGTAATCAATAAACTGGTTGATAAAGGAAATACGATTCTAGTTATCGAACATAATATGGATGTCATCAAGCTTGCCGATTATATTATTGATATTGGTCCAGAAGGCGGAAAAGGCGGCGGACAATTGGTTGCCAAAGGAACTCCAGAAGAAGTGGCTCAAAATAAAAAGAGTTACACAGCTAAGTTTTTGAAAAAAGAGCTAGAGTAAGAAAGCAGATCTTTGTCAAGGTTTAAAACTTTGACAAAGATTTCATTTTAACTACAAAAGATTTTTACGAACTATATACCTGATAATGAATCAAAAACCTTTACTTGATTATTATCGCAACATTACTTTTGGATTATAATTCCTCCTTTTTGTAACAATTTTAGAAAAAAGCGTTAATTTAGTATCCGCTTTTTTTGAAAAATTCAAGCTTTTTAAAGAAAAACTATTTCAATTAAACCAACAGTTTATTTGGAACCGATTGCCCTAGCCCTGATAGGAGCGGCATCTCCCGATTTAGAAAAACAAGACTTTTTAGCCGTAGTTTTTGTTTATCGGGATTATAGCGGACAGGCAGTCCCGATAGCTATCGGGAAGTTCCTTCCTTCGACTACGCTCAAGATGACAAAATGGGACAAAAACATAAAAACATAATAATAAATTAAAATACCTAAAATGAGATTAGAAGATTTTGATAATGATGAAGACAAAGTAATTCAGGATCGTTTGAAACAAAAAACGTGGAATGAAATTAAAACCAATGACAGCTGGGCAATTTTTAAAATTATGTCTGAGTTTGTAAATGGTTACGAAGCTATGGGACGAATTGGCCCTTGCGTTTCTATTTTTGGATCGGCTAGAACAAAACCAGAAGATAAATACTATCAATTGGCAGAAAAAATTGCTTATAAAATCAGTAAGGCAGGTTACGGTGTGATTACAGGAGGTGGTCCCGGAATTATGGAAGCTGGAAATAAAGGTGCACATTTGGGCGGAGGAACTTCTGTTGGTTTAAATATCGAACTTCCGTTTGAACAGCATTTTAATCCATATATTGATCATGATAAAAACCTGAATTTCGACTATTTCTTTGTGAGAAAAGTAATGTTCGTAAAATATTCGCAAGGGTTTGTGGTTATGCCGGGTGGTTTTGGAACTTTAGACGAAATGTTTGAAGCTATTACTTTGATTCAGACTAAGAAAATTGGAAAGTTCCCGATTATTTTGGTTGGAGTTGAATTCTGGTCTGGTTTGATCGAATGGGTTAAAACCGTTTTGGTTGAAAAAATGCATACGGTAAGCCCTGAAGATTTAGATTTGTTTAAAATTGTAGACACAGAAGACGAAGTTGTCGAAGCATTGGATAAATTCTACAAAAAGTACGATTTAAGTCCGAATTTCTAATTCTTCAAACTAAGTAAGTGGTATGTATAAGTATATTTAAGCGCAACGCTCAAAGCAATTGTTTGAAATAAACTTATATCAGTGATATGGTTAAAATATACCGCAAATACACAAAAATTGAAAGCTGTTTTTTTAAACAGCTTTTTTTATACTATTTTTACAAAAATCCGTAACTTCAATATGTCCATAACTTAAGTATATCTAATAATTTTTTAAGCCATTATTTGAAAGCACTTTATAAAATTATTTGCCTCGCTCTAGCTTTATCATTTTCGATAAAACTGACCGCACAACATCAATCTAAGATGGAAGTGGCGGTAAATCTTGAGCTTAAAACACTGAATATAAAACAGGACATTACGTATTTCAACAATACAAACGACACTTTGGTTTCGATTGTGCTGAACGATTGGAATAATGCTTTTGCAGACAAAAATACGCCTTTGGCAAAACGTTTTTCTGATGAATTTTACAGAGGATTCCATTTGGCCAAAGCCGCAGATAGAGGAAAAACTACAATCATAAATCTGACCGAGACTAATTTTTCTGCTCTAGAATGGGAAAGAAGTGCTAAAGATCCTGATTATATCACTGTAAGACTGAATCGTAAGCTTCTCCCGAACGAAAAAATCGATCTTCACCTCAATTATATCGTAAAAATACCGAACGATAAGTTTACCCATTTTGGGTTTACTCAAAATGGTGGCATGGCATTAAAAAACTGGTTTTTGAGCCCTGCCCGTTTCGAAAATGGCCTTTTTGTAAAGTACAACAATTTCAACTTGGATGATATCGCAAATGCCGTGAGCGATTATGAAATGGAAATTAAAATCCCAAATCAGTATTCG
This genomic interval carries:
- a CDS encoding chloride channel protein, which gives rise to MLKKYFRRLESIIALAQSLMTPKQFLFLSSVLIGISCSLAVIVLKTFAHSVFSFATYINGILKLSFINSILPIIGITLTVFVVNKVLNGSIQKGTSQILYAVAKKASIIPRKQMYAQIVTSSLTVGLGGSAGLESPIVITGAAFGSNYAQNYKMQYKDRTLLIGCGVAAGIAAAFNAPIAGVLFAIEVLLVDVSIAAFTPIMISAATGALVSAIVLDESILLSFKKQESFDYHNIPFYVILGVLTGLVAIYYSRNFQRVEHYFAKQQINPYKKALIGSSLLALLIFIFPTLFGEGYESIRTLSETDPGKLLDNTLFADFRNNQWVLLLFVGATMMVKVFASGLTIGSGGNGGNFAPSLFLGSYLGYFFSKLITMLGLSKLPITNFTMVGMAGILSGLFHAPLTAIFLIAEITGGYGLMIPLMIVSSISFAISKRFEKYSLDVKGLAKKGHAFTSNKDSNILSTLDIDSIIQCDYLTVHPDENLTKLVDLISHSNQVVFAVVNHDKDLVGVVHFNDIREIIFNSYRVKYTFIRDVMKAPAATISTLDSMEIVMRKFETTKSAFLPVLRDGKYHGFISKSIALEAYRTKLRSMTIE
- a CDS encoding lysophospholipid acyltransferase family protein, giving the protein MQFLVYILAFPLLWLISILPFPIFYLFSDFVYFLVYRVIGYRKKVVRENLALTLPHLSDAERKVIEKKFYKHMCDMFLEMIKTMSMSPEEMERRFHVTNIDLVQDYAKKGKSVILVASHYASYEWLLTINPKLGFQGVAVYKRLANPYFDKLVRKIRSKYNTEMIETRKAIPTMAKNQRNGVLSMYGLASDQSPKMERIFHSMKFMGIEVPVHTGAETLAKKYDLAVIFVQVKKVKRGYYEATFISLADNPKEFENFKITEMYLKEVEKQILEAPEFYLWTHKRWKHRIE
- the glmM gene encoding phosphoglucosamine mutase, whose protein sequence is MTLIKSISGIRGTIGGKVGDNLTPVDAVKFASAYGTFLKNNIAKDKLTVVIGRDARISGPMIHNLVVNTLIGLGIDVIDLGLSTTPTVEVAVPLEKADGGIILTASHNPKQWNALKLLNAKGEFLSGADGAKILEIAEAEAFDFSDVDSLGEVISNDAYMDIHIDEVLNLPLVDIEAVKEAKFKVVVDGVNSSGGIIIPKLLKLMGVEVVELYCEPNGHFPHNPEPLKEHLTDISELVVKEKADFGIVVDPDVDRLAFISEDGEMFGEEYTLVAVADYVLSKTPGNTVSNMSSSRALRDVTKTHGGSYEASAVGEVNVVELMKKNNAVIGGEGNGGIIYPELHYGRDSLVGVALFLTHLANKKMPVSVLRASYPEYYMSKNKIELTPQIDVDAILSQMTEKYKNEDISTIDGVKIDFATEWVHLRKSNTEPIIRIYTEAPSQEAADQLALRIIDEIKVIAGI
- the ggt gene encoding gamma-glutamyltransferase, translated to MKKITFLIALLYISNSNAQQTPPQPTGLVVTKAMVVSAREEASKIGSDIMKKGGNAFDAMVGTELALAVAFPFAGNIGGGGFMVYRKANGEVGSLDYREKAPLAATKDMFLDSEGNVIKGKSTQTALAIGVPGTIAGVFAVHKKYGTMPISKILEPVIALAERGVVVTKKQEKSLKDYHESIVKINGEKSLLSGNFKENDTIKYPALAKTLKRIQKKGRNEFYKSETAKILVNYLKEKGGIITMQDLAKYEAKWRKPLQFTYKDLKITSMAPPSSGGICLAQILEMLEPYDLAKMGHNSPDAIQVIVEAERRAYADRSYFLGDPDFVKIPLKGLLDKNYLRERMASFNPEKATLSTEIKEGKVNYAESTETTHYSIVDQFGNAIAATTTLNDGYGSKYYCDELGFFLNNEMDDFSAKPGSPNMFGLVGNEANSIAPQKRMLSSMTPTIVEKDGKLFMVVGTPGGSTIITSVLQTILNVYEFNLSMQEAVNAPRFHHQWLPDLITFEPNTFEAKTIDQLKAKNYLINEKPTPIIGKVDAILVLPNNNLEGGADFRGDDKAVGF
- a CDS encoding Fic family protein; the encoded protein is MFNIDLTYREEFQSTFDRLYQKRQELQNSRPLPNIALNKIRESLSLEWTYNSNSIEGNTLSLRETQMVIQEGITIKGKSLREHFETHNHDKAIDYLYSIVDEEYKLRSIDILSIHGLVMRSIEEDFAGRIRNGGVRISGANFMPPNANKVSDYLDELIEFINTNPLNLNDIELATIYHHKLVWIHPFFDGNGRTVRLSMNLLLMRCGFPPAIILKNDRKKYYEALNQANNGNYQKLTLLMCQALERTLNIYLGAMPGSSYDYQSIQNIVSEPDTPYGQEYVSLLARTGKIDAYKEGRNWYTTKEAIENYMATRKRKR
- a CDS encoding acyl carrier protein phosphodiesterase; the encoded protein is MNFLAHIYLSGDNDLIKIGNFMADGIRGKQFEHFPEDVQKGILLHRFIDTYTDSHDIFRKSTKRLHDRYHHYAGVIVDIVYDHFLAKNWTQYSDEKLELFIKRFYHSLHDNYDILTEKTQGLMPYMIERNWLLSYRTTEGIQNILTQMDRRSKNISQMQFAVEELTEFYDEFEDEFTLFFEEMRAQAKEKLHSL